A region of the Nocardia nova SH22a genome:
CGTTCGAACCGGTACCGATCACATAGTGGGTGTGGTGGCTGGTGTGCAGCACGATCGACGCGATCTGATCCAAATCACCGATCCGCTCCCGCAGCCGGAACGCCAGATCGATCGGCGCCTGACTCTGATACTCCGCGGAATGCTCCTTGGTGTAGGTATCCAGAATCCCGCGCTTGGGCTCACCCGGCCCCGGCAACGGCACCGAGTACTCGACCTTCGGACCACCCAGCAGCCACGCGATCACCCCGTCCTCGCCCTCCCAGATCGGCGACGGCGCACCCTCACCCCGCATCGCACGATCCACGGCCTCCACCGCCATCTTGCCCGCGAACGCCGGAGCATAAGCCTTCCAGCTGGAGATCTCACCCTTACGCGACTGCCGGGTCGCGGTCGTGGTGTGCAGTGCCTGGCCGATCGCCTGATACACCGTCTCGGTGTCCAGGCCCAGCAGCGTGCCGATCCCGGCCGCGGCCGACGGGCCCAGGTGGGCGACATGGTCGATCTTGTGCTCGTGCAGGCAGATCGCGCGCACCAGGTCCACCTGGATCTCGTAACCCGTCGCCAGACCACGGATCAGATCACGACCACTACGCCCGGTGTGCTGGGCGACCGCGAGAATCGAGGGGATGTTGTCACCGGGGTGCGAGTACTCCGCGGCCAGGAACGTGTCGTGGAAGTCGAGTTCACGCACCGCGACGCCGTTGGCCCACGCCGCCCACTCCGGCGAGTAGCGGCCGTCGACGCCGAACACGGTCGAACCCGGCTGGTACGGATGCGCCAGCGCCTGAGCGCGAGCATTCGACACCGGACGCCGGGTCAGCGACGCGGCGGCGACCGCGGCATTGTCGATGATCCGGTTGACGATCATCTCCTCCGTCTCCGGCGCGACCTCCACCGGATCGGTGGCAACTTCG
Encoded here:
- the prpD gene encoding 2-methylcitrate dehydratase PrpD, which gives rise to MKNHLVRTHRSAEAFPREEHLAWRIAEVATDPVEVAPETEEMIVNRIIDNAAVAAASLTRRPVSNARAQALAHPYQPGSTVFGVDGRYSPEWAAWANGVAVRELDFHDTFLAAEYSHPGDNIPSILAVAQHTGRSGRDLIRGLATGYEIQVDLVRAICLHEHKIDHVAHLGPSAAAGIGTLLGLDTETVYQAIGQALHTTTATRQSRKGEISSWKAYAPAFAGKMAVEAVDRAMRGEGAPSPIWEGEDGVIAWLLGGPKVEYSVPLPGPGEPKRGILDTYTKEHSAEYQSQAPIDLAFRLRERIGDLDQIASIVLHTSHHTHYVIGTGSNDPQKFDPKASRETLDHSIMYIFAVALQDGTWHHERSYAPERAQRPDTVELWNKISTAEDPEWTRRYHSTDPNEKAFGARAEVTLKSGEVIVDELAVADAHPLGARPFARDQYIAKFRTLAEGVIEPAEQDRFLEVVQRTGELSAAELPELTFTVSADVLARATESPKGLF